The window TCCCTCATATGTAGTAATAAAGGCCTTTGGATCATCCATAGTTCTTTCAACAAACTTGCGCATGCTGCATTTAGGACTTGTGCACCTATAATAGCTCCTGTATATAGGAGCAATAAAGACATGATAGTAGGAAAATACATCAGAGGGTAACAGGGCAAAGCATTTTTCAAGCGATTGTTTAATAATTACTTTTCTTCTTCTCAATCATTCAAGAGATTATGTGAATAATATAGTATCAATGAATCTAATGAGTTAAACTTAAATTAGAAGCATGTATTTCTATAGTTACCTAGACTGTTCTAACATATGGATGTCCAGATTATATCATGCATTTATAGATGATGGTAGATACACTCTAATATGTTCCTATGTAAAAGTAAATGATCTAACAAAATCTCAATAGTATCAGTAGTTTCTACTTTCTACATTTGTTTTCTTCCCTAGTGCCCTTTTTTCTTTAACAGAGTAGGAGTTTTTCTTTTGTGGGACGGGTATGGGATGAGATGGTGGGAGTTAAACAAGGAATGATGAGACGCTACACCAAGAAAATCTTCAATCATGATTCAGATCGAACCAAAATTCATATCATAAAGCTTCTGATTAGCAAACTTATACACAGAGGAAAAGAGTTTCTTGTAATGAGTGTCTTCTAAACAAGGCAACTCTTTAACAGTTATGGGTCAAAATCAGAGGGATTACGGGTGGTTTCAATCAATTAGATTCCGAATGTTACCACAGCCCTAGTATGAGACCAATGTTTTCCATTTGAAAAGCTACAAAATCCATGCATAACATTCATCATATGCATGGCTTAGTGAGTTATTGTTGTTTTCTTCCACCATGTATGGTATTTTCTAGGATTTTGTCTTCTAAAGTTTGTCCATAAGGATGAGCAGAGAATTTACCTGGGATATGAACTTCCCTTCACAACCTTCTGACCATATTTTCGCCAGCGAAAGCCATCCTCTGTAATTTCAGAGTCAGTAGTATTTTGATTTAGAATATAAGGAAGTCCACTTTCCCCTGATGTACCTGCTCCATTGTGTAGGCCTTCAATTTTCCTGGAAGGTAAAAGACCAGAGTAGCCACTTTAATCAGAAACTGATAAATGAAAGACCACAGTCCCGAATGCATAAAGAACTGTAGTATTTCTTAATCCCAAGTCAAAGAAATATCAAAATATACATAGGAAAAATTCCACCTTAAATTCTTTCAGTGAAGAATGTGAAAGATGAGTAAAAAGTTGTGTGCTACCAAGGCTTCTGTAGATACACTAATTTCAAATAGCTGATAATAATTGAATTTACTTGCTCCTAACCTTCTTTTAGTTTTTGGTTCGTCACAAGTAGCCTCCAACTTTTTACTTCCTTCAGCAGAATCATCACAATTTCTGGCAGAAATGTGCGTTCCTGCAGCTGCAATGGGTTCATAAAAGCATGGCGTTTTGCTGGAATAAGCTGAATGTATAGTCAACCCAACATCATTCCGATTCTCTGTCCTACAGACATAAGGTTCACTCATCTGAGGATTTTGGTTACTCCATGCAGATTTATTTGTTTCTTTAGAAGTGTCATTGCATGCGGATGCTCGTCCTTTAGGAGGCTGAGGCTTCGGGTGGTTGTGCTCGCCCCTGTAAACAATTTCAGCAATCTGGCCATCGTATGATCTTTCAACCTTCTTTTTTACAGGACACTTTAGATGCGTGCACTTATAGTAACTTCTCGGGTATTCACTTCCTTTAACTTGTTTTTGTCCATATTTTCTCCAATTATATCCATCATAACTAGGACGATCGACATTACTTGTGTTGATCAAAGATTGTGCAACCTCTTCTGTGCTCTCTGATACAATTGTTGAGTCCACTATTCTTTTGTCCTTTCGTGATTTTGCTAAGAGACTTCGTTGAGATCCTGTCGTAAGGTCATCTCGTTGTTTACCTTCATTTGCGGATTGAACATGAGCCTCACTCTCAGCTATTTCCCGATGCTGATCAGATGCAGAGCTTCCCTATGCATAAGAATGCGCTAGATTTTATTATAGTACATTTCCTCGGTTATTCATGAGTCATATTGTAAGAGGACAATTTGAGTAGTGCAGGAAAACCATCCAACATAAATTTATGCACCATTTTACACTAATAAAAAAGGGCTGTCCAATCATCGCAACTAGGAGTGACAAACGGGCGGGTTGAATCGGATATGGCCATGTCGAAAACGGGTTAAATAAACAGATAAAATATTCGACCGGCCCATATCTAATATATTCGACCCAAATCCGAGGCTGcatagaaaaattaaaaaaatggacCCGCCCATATTTAGGATAGTTAGGTGACAAGACAAGCTAAAAGCCAAAATAGACTTCGAGaaagcaagaactcatgaaaaataaCAAGCAGACAAATGAGTattgataatatggatatccatatttgATCCATTTTTAAAAAGTCGGTTATCCAACCTATATCTAATGAGTCGGATTGGATGGTTTACTTGTTTTTTTAACCATTTTGCCAGCCCTAATTGCAACATATAAAAAGGAAACTAACCTTATTTTCAAGGAGAGGAATTGCTTTCCTTGGTGCACGTCTAGCCATGGGTTTATAAAGGACCTTCTGTTTCTCTACCGATTGCAAGATGTTATCAGATCGACAACCAACTGGTGCCTTAGACGTGCCAGCCTGAAGTAGCAAGTTTTTCGATAGGATTAAAAATTGCTCAGTAAACAATTGCACTGTTTCATAAATGATTGGAAGCTTAAAAAGAGTGATTATCAACCTGTGAAGAAAACTCCCCGACTAAAGCATGGTTTGTTGCCGGCTTCAGCCTGACAGTCTTTGGTCTTATGGCTGTAATAGCCATTTCCGAATGAACATTCGTGGATGAGATATCTATCGCACCAGCCAGGAGCTCTGAGAAAGATTTGTAGATAGGACATCGAGGCCTTGAAGCGACTGGTCTAGCTATAGCTATTTTTGCTGCTTCATTGACCTCCATCTTGGTCTGTTGTCTTCCATGAAAAAATGAATTAAAGGACTAGAAGTTCGCGACAGAGCTAGGACAAAGTACATAAACAAAAATATACAGGACCAGTAAAACCATCTCGGAAGTTGTCCAATCTTACTGAATCTGTCACGGTTATAACTGTCGGATTCAGCAGCTTGACTGCAGAGGATTCTAATTTATAATTAGATAGAAACCAAAATTAACCATCATAAAAGCAACTATAATAAACTTCTTTTTTTGACTTCCCATCCGGTGCCCGGCACCCGTTTTGGGGCCCAACTAATCCAGATTTATGCTAGAAAGACCCGTTAAAGAGGGGAGCATTCTCTACCAGAATTTTTTCCATTTTCATGGTTGAAACCCGAGACTTACGGTGAAGGATGAAGGGATAGTATCTATTCCACTACAACAGTGAGAATTGAGTAAGGAAAAAACAAATGCTTTTTCTCCCCAAGAACTAATCTAGATTCACGCCGCATAAGGCTAGTTAAAGAGGGAAGTACTCTCTATCAGAATCTTTTCTAGCCTGCTCGAACTCGAGACCTCCGATTAAAGGGTGAAAAGGTACTGTCCATTTAAAAAGCAAATGTTCTTTTTCTCCCCACCTCACAAAAGAAAAGGATAAGACCCAAAGAGGTGAAGAAGAATCATTTACCAAGTAATAGTTGATGAAGAAAAACCTATGAATTCATCTAGACTCCCATTGAATCCCATTTACTTTCATCACAAAGCCTTTACCTGGACCTGCATTACAAAATcaaacaatttcaagaatgctCAAAACATAGATGCTTCAATAAATTTAAGCAAAGAAATGTTAAAGAAAGACAAACTTAACTTTGAAATGAAAACTTTTAATTCTGTTTTTCCAGTGTTAAAAATTGTCCCCTTCTTTAGAACTATATGCAGAGATACGGATAAGAAGTTTACTGGGACTGATGATTGAGATATAGatgaaaacaaacaaacaaacaaaaataatCCAAAGATTCTAAATAATGTACAAAAATGGGAAGCTTTTGCTTTGTTTCTTACACTGTTTTTTTTCTGCAAGTAATTTGAAATTGAGCATGGAGGAActgaagagaaagaaaagagagtGTTATACAGTTTTCATAACATGTAAATGTAAGAATAGTGTCAGGtctagtgtgtgtgtgtgtgtgtgtgaggccAACTAACTGTCTATGTTAGCTGTTGCCTTTTGACTTTCTGATGAGTGTGCTGCTATTTTTTGGATTTTTAGCTACG is drawn from Lycium barbarum isolate Lr01 chromosome 8, ASM1917538v2, whole genome shotgun sequence and contains these coding sequences:
- the LOC132607081 gene encoding WRKY transcription factor 44-like isoform X1, with translation MVLLTKMEVNEAAKIAIARPVASRPRCPIYKSFSELLAGAIDISSTNVHSEMAITAIRPKTVRLKPATNHALVGEFSSQAGTSKAPVGCRSDNILQSVEKQKVLYKPMARRAPRKAIPLLENKGSSASDQHREIAESEAHVQSANEGKQRDDLTTGSQRSLLAKSRKDKRIVDSTIVSESTEEVAQSLINTSNVDRPSYDGYNWRKYGQKQVKGSEYPRSYYKCTHLKCPVKKKVERSYDGQIAEIVYRGEHNHPKPQPPKGRASACNDTSKETNKSAWSNQNPQMSEPYVCRTENRNDVGLTIHSAYSSKTPCFYEPIAAAGTHISARNCDDSAEGSKKLEATCDEPKTKRRKIEGLHNGAGTSGESGLPYILNQNTTDSEITEDGFRWRKYGQKVVKGSSYPRSYYRCTSPKCSMRKFVERTMDDPKAFITTYEGKHNHGVPNTRPNSEASKTSSKSSAMKRSNSRRAQNHLMPTK
- the LOC132607081 gene encoding WRKY transcription factor 44-like isoform X2, whose amino-acid sequence is MEVNEAAKIAIARPVASRPRCPIYKSFSELLAGAIDISSTNVHSEMAITAIRPKTVRLKPATNHALVGEFSSQAGTSKAPVGCRSDNILQSVEKQKVLYKPMARRAPRKAIPLLENKGSSASDQHREIAESEAHVQSANEGKQRDDLTTGSQRSLLAKSRKDKRIVDSTIVSESTEEVAQSLINTSNVDRPSYDGYNWRKYGQKQVKGSEYPRSYYKCTHLKCPVKKKVERSYDGQIAEIVYRGEHNHPKPQPPKGRASACNDTSKETNKSAWSNQNPQMSEPYVCRTENRNDVGLTIHSAYSSKTPCFYEPIAAAGTHISARNCDDSAEGSKKLEATCDEPKTKRRKIEGLHNGAGTSGESGLPYILNQNTTDSEITEDGFRWRKYGQKVVKGSSYPRSYYRCTSPKCSMRKFVERTMDDPKAFITTYEGKHNHGVPNTRPNSEASKTSSKSSAMKRSNSRRAQNHLMPTK